In the genome of Candidatus Hydrogenedens sp., the window CTAAATTTGCACAGGAATCCGCATGCCAGGTCGGAGGCTTCTCAGAAAACATAATATAATTTTTCAACAAACTACCGACACCCGCCCAATGATGTGTTCGCATGGGACGGACATTAATCAATGCGGTGCTATTCTGGAAAATAGGATTTCGTAATACTCCACGGTCATCAACAGAGACTTTGTCCGAAGGCACTCCTACACTTAATACTTTTGTTTTTAAGACATCTTCCAATTCTACAGGTGTACGAGGAGGACCCGCAACATTACTTTTAATACCTACCACATCATCAGGCTTAATTATTTTCTTCCATGCTTCTTCAGGGGTAGCGGTTTGAAATAGGTTTTTTACTCCTTCATCCACCATTTTTTCCTGCACAGTTTTGTTGAGGTTTCCCTCTGCATCCAGCAAATCCTTATCGCGGACAAGAACAACACGGGATTTCTCTCCTGCTTGCGGAGATTGTGACTCAGAACGATTGTGAGGCATAGCAAACAAAAATGCAGTGCCTAAGGCTCCTGTCTGTAAAAATTTTCTGCGACTTGTTTTAATCATAATTCAGGCTCCTATCGTTTTATCCTTTGCACTATTTCTTTAATATACCAATCTGCTGTTTCTTTCTTTTTCCAATCTATAATAAGTATAAGATATTTTTCATGGGAATGTATAAGTATGGAATGAAATCCAAATTTTTTTCTTCTTTCTTCATCATTCATCTCTTTTGCGGATTTGTCAATAAGATTTTTAAAGTTTTGATTGACAAGCAAAGCCTTTTTCTTATCCTTATAACGAATAAGGATTATCTGGAATTGTTCATCCTGTTTTGGCAGAAAATAGCGTATCAAAATTCCCTCTGTATCCTTGTTCAACTGCAATATATTTTCATCTGTAATGAAAAAATGCACTTTTAAAAGGTCATAATCATTAAAATAATGCACATGACTTTTAACCTGTCCTTTTTCGGGAAGTAGTCGTACCATTTCCGGTGGCTTCCCTTTATTAGGTATTTGGCGGTCAATTATCTTCCCCAACTCTATTACTGTCTGATTTAACTCTGGAGAATCTCCCATTCCTACGATGGAAATAAAATAACGGTCTTTCCAGAAAGCAAGCGAATTATTCATTCCTTCGGACTCTACACCCAAACCAATATCCTTTTGGTCGCGTATATCATGATGATAAGCACCATACGCCGAAGCCGAATTGCCCATATCAAAAATATCCATAAAAATCTCTACCTGCTGGGGGTTCAACCAGCGATACGCATATACCTCTTTTACCCCTAACGAACGATAAACCTCCGCATTACCATCAATATAATCGTATAGCGTTTCCGCATCATAGCGGTCTGGAAGTGTCTTTTCTAACTTC includes:
- a CDS encoding DUF362 domain-containing protein, with translation MIKTSRRKFLQTGALGTAFLFAMPHNRSESQSPQAGEKSRVVLVRDKDLLDAEGNLNKTVQEKMVDEGVKNLFQTATPEEAWKKIIKPDDVVGIKSNVAGPPRTPVELEDVLKTKVLSVGVPSDKVSVDDRGVLRNPIFQNSTALINVRPMRTHHWAGVGSLLKNYIMFSEKPPTWHADSCANLAGLWDLPIVKGKTRLNILVMITPLFHGKGPHHYNKEYTWNYQGLVIGTDPVACDATGLRILKAKRLQYFGNEQPFDVSPHHIQVAQDKYHLGNADENRIELVKLGWEDGILI